A portion of the Daphnia magna isolate NIES linkage group LG4, ASM2063170v1.1, whole genome shotgun sequence genome contains these proteins:
- the LOC116935344 gene encoding uncharacterized protein LOC116935344, translating to MAGLDGQKAPKTSGLLMLGSILSFISLMLLVMSFASPHWLVSWQDTYSPFKNMGLWEFCFSRFRYPNYQFDDLFDGCHYVFSKTYFVIWEWLLPGWLMAVQAFMTLALIFSCSAHIASTMLLVRWALNFTFRYQWQILSVCTLMNGLKSFCLFLSVAVFGGQCWRRDWMLYPNFNYLSWSYAFAVIAMFIGMAATASFYFDAKRTVGRKKANSNLVVQMQSHGSQIYI from the exons ATGGCTGGACTTGATGGCCAGAAGGCTCCCAAAACATCAG GTTTACTGATGTTGGGATCCATTCTGTCTTTTATATCACTTATGCTTTTGGTTATGTCATTTGCCAG TCCACACTGGCTAGTCTCATGGCAAGACACATACAGCCCGTTCAAGAACATGGGTCTCTGGGAATTTTGTTTTAGCAGATTCCGTTACCCAAACTATCAATTTGATGACCTCTTTGATGGTTGCCACTATGTCTTCAGCAAGACATACTTTGTGATTTGGGAATGGTTGCTGCCAG GTTGGCTGATGGCAGTGCAGGCTTTTATGACGCTGGCCTTGATATTTTCCTGCTCTGCCCACATTGCCTCAACAATGCTTCTTGTTCGTTGGGCGCTCAACTTCACATTTCGATACCAGTGGCAGATCCTTTCTGTCTGCACACTGATGAATGGTTTGAAATCCTTTTGTCTCTTCCTGTCGGTGGCCGTGTTTGGCGGACAATGTTGGAGGCGCGATTGGATGCTCTACCCTAATTTTAACTACCTCTCTTGGTCCTACGCATTCGCCGTAATCGCCATGTTTATCGGAATGGCTGCAACAGCAAGTTTCTACTTC GACGCCAAGAGGACAGTGGGACGCAAGAAAGCCAACAGCAATCTAGTTGTTCAGATGCAATCCCACGGCAGCCAGATTTACATCTGA
- the LOC116921257 gene encoding glycoprotein-N-acetylgalactosamine 3-beta-galactosyltransferase 1 — MFRLLRQSSVSLLVGVVFGCSVIAFLNQSLNLRFYQKNVANGDRKQELNTIKSHAENVIVDKKGKDLYDKVRILCWVMTTPANHETKALAVKETWGPRCNVLLFMSSTNDTKLPTVGLPVGEGRDALWGKTREAFRYVWERYQDKVDWFLKADDDTYVIVENLRYFLSGFNTSQPLYFGHKFKTIVKNGYFSGGAGYALSKEATRRFATIGYHNESLCRKDHRGAEDAEMGNCMEKLNVSAMDTRDSQGRGRFFPFGADSHYFPGEIHSGDYWYWDYIYYPPTQGRNCCSDSTISFHYIDQRTMYILDLFFYQIRPFGLVDNRPAIPEPPPDVNLTAPRWFAPPKPTTSPPPTTIPTSTKSTTTLKPKTTTSQTTLKLNITSQTSAPVTTKKVEAQKIVDSNSTKVNASTTKKN, encoded by the exons AtgtttcgtcttcttcgacAATCTTCCGTGTCACTGCTTGTTGGTGTTGTTTTTGGCTGCAGCGTCATCGCTTTCTTGAATCAGTCACTTAACCTAAG ATTTTACCAAAAAAATGTCGCCAATGGTGATAGGAAACAAGAGCTTAATACAATCAAATCTCACGCTGAAAATGTCATTGTGG ataaaaaaggaaaagatcTGTATGATAAAGTACGTATTCTTTGCTGGGTGATGACTACTCCCGCCAATCACGAAACTAAAGCTTTGGCCGTCAAAGAAACATGGGGTCCTCGCTGCAACGTTTTACTGTTTATGAGTTCTACAAACG ATACGAAGCTTCCAACGGTTGGGCTACCAGTGGGAGAAGGTCGAGATGCGCTATGGGGAAAGACTCGGGAGGCATTTCGTTATGTGTGGGAACGTTATCAAGATAAAGTCGATTGGTTTCTTAAAGCTGACGACGACAC GTATGTTATCGTAGAAAATCTGCGTTATTTTCTTTCCGGATTTAACACATCTCAACCACTGTATTTCGGCCACAAATTTAaaacgattgttaaaaatggtTACTTCAGTGGTGGTGCTG gttATGCATTGAGCAAAGAAGCTACCAGGAGATTTGCAACAATAGG ATACCATAACGAATCCCTTTGCCGGAAGGATCATAGAGGAGCCGAAGATGCAGAAAtgg GAAATTGCATGGAAAAGTTGAACGTCTCAGCAATGGACACGAGAGATTCGCAAGGGAGAGGAAGATTCTTTCCGTTCGGTGCAGATTCTCACTATTTTCCTGGTGAAATCCATTCCGGCGACTATTGGTACTGGGATTACATTTACTACCCTCCTACCCAG GGACGTAATTGCTGTTCAGATAGCACTATATCCTTCCATTACATTGACCAAAGAACCATGTACATACTGGATCTCTTCTTCTATCAAATTCGTCCTTTTGGGTTGGTGGACAATCGTCCTGCAATTCCAGAACCACCACCAGATGTAAATCTCACTGCCCCTCGCTGGTTTGCCCCACCAAAGCCCACGACATCCCCGCCTCCTACGACGATCCCAACATCAACGAAGAGTACGACAACCTTGAAACCAAAGACAACTACTAGCCAAACAACCTTGAAACTCAATATCACTAGTCAAACAAGCGCTCCAGTTACAACGAAGAAGGTAGAGGCCCAGAAAATTGTTGATTCAAATAGCACAAAGGTGAACGCAAGCACTACGAAGAAAAACTGA
- the LOC116920093 gene encoding beta-1,3-galactosyltransferase 5, with product MNKQNFNEKNPNFKLMDTKFSFGSAVLLLATVACVIYIIYFIQQTDISSQQIGRLPKSIHYENKSQEEVLITPLQSKQTSEQNISMEQSNVTIKRDFFNYMAASLRNTMYPGVENYTQYIVARDGLLPLTNIVKPLKPEFGTVLNDILSFRYPISIHPCQDVNQSVFIATLSATGNFLKRNMIRQTWRKHLKAANEDGLLRMARSVFLVGTSNDTLTQSQIEEESKTYGDIIQVEIPDFYENLSLKMAALINWLYKNCANVDFVLKVDDDVYVNVRNLAQFIQSYRQFNHSIFGVASVPFTPDRDGKWKVTYQEWPWNTYPGYLGGPAYLLHGSAILPLLAACQTTPMLSLEDLYWTGICAEKADVNIYFSSNLTTVFGERLPAVLDPCDQRRHIGWLTTSVDHMNISHVTTDDYYYSRTQCVRNYSNGRGTVTTESAKFYFDTLPKIH from the exons atgaacaaacaaaatttcaaTGAGAAAAATCCTAATTTTAAGTTGATGGATACCAAATTTTCTTTCGGTAGTGCAGTATTGTTATTAGCAACGGTAGCTTGTGTTATTTACATTATTTACTTTATCCAACAGACCGACATCTCTTCTCAACAG ATTGGACGTCTGCCGAAATCAATTCATTATGAAAATAAATCACAGGAAGAAGTATTGATAACGCCACTTCAATCAAAACAAACTTCAGAGCAAAATATTAGTATGGAACAATCAAATGTGACTATTAAGCGTGACTTTTTTAATTACATGGCTGCATCGCTGCGTAATACTATGTATCCTGGTGTGGAAAATTATACCCAATACATAGTGGCCCGTGATGGATTGTTGCCATTAACCAACATCGTGAAACCCCTCAAACCTGAATTTGGGACAGTGTTGAACGACATCCTTTCTTTTCGATATCCAATTAGTATTCATCCATGCCAAGATGTGAACCAAAGTGTTTTCATAGCTACGCTTTCAGCAACTGGCAATTTTCTCAAGCGGAATATGATTCGACAAACATggagaaaacatttaaaagcTGCTAACGAAGATGGTCTGCTGAGGATGGCTCGTTCTGTTTTTTTAGTGGGAACGTCAAACGATACTTTGACACAAAGCCAGATCGAAGAAGAGAGTAAAACTTATGGTGACATCATTCAAGTAGAAATACCGGATTTTTACGAAAATCTATCGTTGAAAATGGCTGCTTTAATTAACTGGTTGTACAAAAACTGTGCCAATGTGGACTTTGTTCTTAAAGTAGACGATGATGTTTACGTAAACGTACGGAATCTAGCTCAATTCATTCAATCCTATCGTCAATTCAATCACAGTATTTTTGGGGTTGCTAGTGTTCCTTTCACTCCTGATCGAG ATGGCAAATGGAAAGTCACTTACCAAGAATGGCCATGGAACACCTATCCCGGCTATTTGGGTGGACCAGCTTATTTGCTGCACGGAAGTGCAATTCTTCCTTTGTTGGCTGCTTGTCAAACCACCCCTATGTTATCATTGGAGGATCTCTACTGGACCGGCATCTGTGCAGAAAAAGCTGATGTCAATATCTATTTCTCTTCCAATTTAACTAC AGTATTTGGGGAACGTTTACCTGCTGTACTAGACCCATGCGATCAACGTCGCCATATTGGATGGCTGACGACATCCGTCGATCACATGAACATCTCCCATGTGACCACTGACGATTACTATTACAGCCGTACCCAATGTGTTAGAAATTATTCTAATGGACGTGGGACGGTAACAACCGAATCTGCCAAGTTCTATTTTGATACTCTGCCGAAGATCCATTAA